Proteins co-encoded in one Zerene cesonia ecotype Mississippi chromosome 3, Zerene_cesonia_1.1, whole genome shotgun sequence genomic window:
- the LOC119839463 gene encoding heterogeneous nuclear ribonucleoprotein R-like isoform X1 gives MAEGNGEISMEEVPGRDSDVCRTPDYRKLIEYGLDPKVAAKLDDIYKTGKLAHAELDERALDALKEFPSDGALSVLGQFLDSNLEHVSNKSAYLCGVMKTYRQKSRAGVQGAPALAAAVQAKGPDEDKIKQILARTGYTLDVTTGQRKYGGPPPGWEGGTPGAGCEVFCGKIPKDMYEDELIPLFERCGTIWDLRLMMDPMTGTNRGYAFVTFTTRDATQRAVQELNDYEIRKGKKIGVTVSFNNHRLFVGNIPKNRGRDDLFEELTRHAPGLVEVIIYSSPDDKKKNRGFCFLEYESHKAASLAKRRLGTGRIKVWGCDIIVDWADPQEEPDEQTMSKVKVLYVRNLTQDITEEALKEEFERYGTVERVKKIKDYAFVHFEDRDCAVKAMQELDGKEMGGARLEVSLAKPPSDKKKKEEILRARERRMTQMIYGRGGFDWCSCSPVHGALRGRTPQPAPRPPQARGDYGGWVMWDQRALGAARGRGWGPWWCTSRRSWPPHAQRHAWQPARQAKFTR, from the exons ATGGCGGAAGGCAATGGAGAAATATCCATGGAAGAGGTCCCCGGAAGGGACTCCGATGTTTGCCGAACACCAGATTACCGCAAACTCATAGAGTATGGCTTGGATCCAAAG GTAGCAGCCAAGcttgatgatatttataagactGGAAAGCTAGCGCATGCAGAGTTGGACGAGCGTGCGTTAGATGCCTTAAAAGAATTTCCATCCGACGGTGCTTTAAGTGTTCTTGGACAATTTTTAGATTCAAATCTTGAGCatgtatcaaataaaagtGCTTATTTATGTGGAGTTATGAAAACCTATAG ACAGAAAAGCAGAGCGGGGGTGCAGGGCGCGCCCGCGCTGGCGGCCGCCGTGCAGGCCAAGGGGCCTGACGAGGACAAGATCAAGCAGATCCTCGCGCGGACCGGCTACACGTTAGACGTGACCACTG GTCAGCGCAAGTACGGCGGGCCGCCGCCCGGCTGGGAGGGGGGCACGCCGGGCGCCGGCTGCGAAGTGTTCTGCGGCAAGATCCCCAAGGACATGTACGAGGACGAGCTGATCCCGCTGTTCGAGCGCTGCGGCACCATTTGGGACCTGCGCCTCATGATGGACCCGATGACGGGCACCAACCGCGGCTACGCGTTCGTCACGTTCACGACGCGCGACGCGACGCAGCGCGCCGTGCAGGAG CTGAATGATTATGAAATTCGAAAGGGGAAAAAGATTGGCGTTACGGTTTCCTTTAACAATCACCGTTTATTCGTGGGGAATATCCCTAAGAATCGAGGTCGGGACGATTTGTTTGAGGAGCTTACTAGGCACGCAC CTGGACTGGTagaagtaataatttatagttcgCCCGATGATAAGAAGAAAAATAGaggattttgttttttggaaTACGAGTCTCACAAGGCTGCGTCGTTAGCTAAACGTCGACTGGGAACCGGTAGAATAAAG GTTTGGGGCTGTGATATTATAGTGGATTGGGCTGACCCTCAAGAGGAACCTGACGAACAGACCATGAGCAAA GTAAAGGTGTTATATGTACGGAACCTGACTCAAGATATAACCGAGGAGGCGCTGAAGGAAGAGTTTGAACGTTACGGAACCGTCGAGCGAGTAAAGAAGATTAAGGATTACGCGTTCGTGCATTTTGAAGACCGAGACTGTGCTGTtaag GCGATGCAAGAGCTGGACGGCAAGGAGATGGGCGGCGCGCGGCTGGAGGTGTCGCTCGCGAAGCCGCCCTCCGACAAGAAGAAGAAGGAGGAGATCCTGCGCGCGCGCGAGCGCCGCATGACGCAGATGATTTACGGCCGCGGCGG ATTTGATTGGTGCAGCTGCTCGCCGGTGCACGGCGCGCTGCGCGGCCGCACGCCGCAGccggcgccgcgcccgccgcagGCCAGGGGCGATTACG
- the LOC119839463 gene encoding heterogeneous nuclear ribonucleoprotein R-like isoform X2: MAEGNGEISMEEVPGRDSDVCRTPDYRKLIEYGLDPKVAAKLDDIYKTGKLAHAELDERALDALKEFPSDGALSVLGQFLDSNLEHVSNKSAYLCGVMKTYRQKSRAGVQGAPALAAAVQAKGPDEDKIKQILARTGYTLDVTTGQRKYGGPPPGWEGGTPGAGCEVFCGKIPKDMYEDELIPLFERCGTIWDLRLMMDPMTGTNRGYAFVTFTTRDATQRAVQELDNHEIKPGKTLRIKISVPNLRLFVGNIPKSKGKEEILEEFGKLTAGLVEVIIYSSPDDKKKNRGFCFLEYESHKAASLAKRRLGTGRIKVWGCDIIVDWADPQEEPDEQTMSKVKVLYVRNLTQDITEEALKEEFERYGTVERVKKIKDYAFVHFEDRDCAVKAMQELDGKEMGGARLEVSLAKPPSDKKKKEEILRARERRMTQMIYGRGGFDWCSCSPVHGALRGRTPQPAPRPPQARGDYGGWVMWDQRALGAARGRGWGPWWCTSRRSWPPHAQRHAWQPARQAKFTR, from the exons ATGGCGGAAGGCAATGGAGAAATATCCATGGAAGAGGTCCCCGGAAGGGACTCCGATGTTTGCCGAACACCAGATTACCGCAAACTCATAGAGTATGGCTTGGATCCAAAG GTAGCAGCCAAGcttgatgatatttataagactGGAAAGCTAGCGCATGCAGAGTTGGACGAGCGTGCGTTAGATGCCTTAAAAGAATTTCCATCCGACGGTGCTTTAAGTGTTCTTGGACAATTTTTAGATTCAAATCTTGAGCatgtatcaaataaaagtGCTTATTTATGTGGAGTTATGAAAACCTATAG ACAGAAAAGCAGAGCGGGGGTGCAGGGCGCGCCCGCGCTGGCGGCCGCCGTGCAGGCCAAGGGGCCTGACGAGGACAAGATCAAGCAGATCCTCGCGCGGACCGGCTACACGTTAGACGTGACCACTG GTCAGCGCAAGTACGGCGGGCCGCCGCCCGGCTGGGAGGGGGGCACGCCGGGCGCCGGCTGCGAAGTGTTCTGCGGCAAGATCCCCAAGGACATGTACGAGGACGAGCTGATCCCGCTGTTCGAGCGCTGCGGCACCATTTGGGACCTGCGCCTCATGATGGACCCGATGACGGGCACCAACCGCGGCTACGCGTTCGTCACGTTCACGACGCGCGACGCGACGCAGCGCGCCGTGCAGGAG CTCGATAATCACGAAATAAAACCTGGGAAGACTCTGAGAATTAAGATTAGCGTACCGAATCTTCGACTTTTCGTCGGCAACATTCCCAAGTCTAAAGGCAAAGAGGAGATACTGGAAGAGTTTGGTAAATTAACAG CTGGACTGGTagaagtaataatttatagttcgCCCGATGATAAGAAGAAAAATAGaggattttgttttttggaaTACGAGTCTCACAAGGCTGCGTCGTTAGCTAAACGTCGACTGGGAACCGGTAGAATAAAG GTTTGGGGCTGTGATATTATAGTGGATTGGGCTGACCCTCAAGAGGAACCTGACGAACAGACCATGAGCAAA GTAAAGGTGTTATATGTACGGAACCTGACTCAAGATATAACCGAGGAGGCGCTGAAGGAAGAGTTTGAACGTTACGGAACCGTCGAGCGAGTAAAGAAGATTAAGGATTACGCGTTCGTGCATTTTGAAGACCGAGACTGTGCTGTtaag GCGATGCAAGAGCTGGACGGCAAGGAGATGGGCGGCGCGCGGCTGGAGGTGTCGCTCGCGAAGCCGCCCTCCGACAAGAAGAAGAAGGAGGAGATCCTGCGCGCGCGCGAGCGCCGCATGACGCAGATGATTTACGGCCGCGGCGG ATTTGATTGGTGCAGCTGCTCGCCGGTGCACGGCGCGCTGCGCGGCCGCACGCCGCAGccggcgccgcgcccgccgcagGCCAGGGGCGATTACG
- the LOC119839463 gene encoding heterogeneous nuclear ribonucleoprotein R-like isoform X3, with the protein MAEGNGEISMEEVPGRDSDVCRTPDYRKLIEYGLDPKVAAKLDDIYKTGKLAHAELDERALDALKEFPSDGALSVLGQFLDSNLEHVSNKSAYLCGVMKTYRQKSRAGVQGAPALAAAVQAKGPDEDKIKQILARTGYTLDVTTGQRKYGGPPPGWEGGTPGAGCEVFCGKIPKDMYEDELIPLFERCGTIWDLRLMMDPMTGTNRGYAFVTFTTRDATQRAVQELNDYEIRKGKKIGVTVSFNNHRLFVGNIPKNRGRDDLFEELTRHAPGLVEVIIYSSPDDKKKNRGFCFLEYESHKAASLAKRRLGTGRIKVWGCDIIVDWADPQEEPDEQTMSKVKVLYVRNLTQDITEEALKEEFERYGTVERVKKIKDYAFVHFEDRDCAVKAMQELDGKEMGGARLEVSLAKPPSDKKKKEEILRARERRMTQMIYGRGGCSPVHGALRGRTPQPAPRPPQARGDYGGWVMWDQRALGAARGRGWGPWWCTSRRSWPPHAQRHAWQPARQAKFTR; encoded by the exons ATGGCGGAAGGCAATGGAGAAATATCCATGGAAGAGGTCCCCGGAAGGGACTCCGATGTTTGCCGAACACCAGATTACCGCAAACTCATAGAGTATGGCTTGGATCCAAAG GTAGCAGCCAAGcttgatgatatttataagactGGAAAGCTAGCGCATGCAGAGTTGGACGAGCGTGCGTTAGATGCCTTAAAAGAATTTCCATCCGACGGTGCTTTAAGTGTTCTTGGACAATTTTTAGATTCAAATCTTGAGCatgtatcaaataaaagtGCTTATTTATGTGGAGTTATGAAAACCTATAG ACAGAAAAGCAGAGCGGGGGTGCAGGGCGCGCCCGCGCTGGCGGCCGCCGTGCAGGCCAAGGGGCCTGACGAGGACAAGATCAAGCAGATCCTCGCGCGGACCGGCTACACGTTAGACGTGACCACTG GTCAGCGCAAGTACGGCGGGCCGCCGCCCGGCTGGGAGGGGGGCACGCCGGGCGCCGGCTGCGAAGTGTTCTGCGGCAAGATCCCCAAGGACATGTACGAGGACGAGCTGATCCCGCTGTTCGAGCGCTGCGGCACCATTTGGGACCTGCGCCTCATGATGGACCCGATGACGGGCACCAACCGCGGCTACGCGTTCGTCACGTTCACGACGCGCGACGCGACGCAGCGCGCCGTGCAGGAG CTGAATGATTATGAAATTCGAAAGGGGAAAAAGATTGGCGTTACGGTTTCCTTTAACAATCACCGTTTATTCGTGGGGAATATCCCTAAGAATCGAGGTCGGGACGATTTGTTTGAGGAGCTTACTAGGCACGCAC CTGGACTGGTagaagtaataatttatagttcgCCCGATGATAAGAAGAAAAATAGaggattttgttttttggaaTACGAGTCTCACAAGGCTGCGTCGTTAGCTAAACGTCGACTGGGAACCGGTAGAATAAAG GTTTGGGGCTGTGATATTATAGTGGATTGGGCTGACCCTCAAGAGGAACCTGACGAACAGACCATGAGCAAA GTAAAGGTGTTATATGTACGGAACCTGACTCAAGATATAACCGAGGAGGCGCTGAAGGAAGAGTTTGAACGTTACGGAACCGTCGAGCGAGTAAAGAAGATTAAGGATTACGCGTTCGTGCATTTTGAAGACCGAGACTGTGCTGTtaag GCGATGCAAGAGCTGGACGGCAAGGAGATGGGCGGCGCGCGGCTGGAGGTGTCGCTCGCGAAGCCGCCCTCCGACAAGAAGAAGAAGGAGGAGATCCTGCGCGCGCGCGAGCGCCGCATGACGCAGATGATTTACGGCCGCGGCGG CTGCTCGCCGGTGCACGGCGCGCTGCGCGGCCGCACGCCGCAGccggcgccgcgcccgccgcagGCCAGGGGCGATTACG